From the Lolium rigidum isolate FL_2022 chromosome 2, APGP_CSIRO_Lrig_0.1, whole genome shotgun sequence genome, one window contains:
- the LOC124687149 gene encoding uncharacterized protein LOC124687149, which yields MMKLGCSNCLPGYYFGVAQMTYLMRASVSVESLSVVDITMEEENLKLGLCGLASLTFCVMLIWVTLKKMMQRFVVDCAEKIWARCLIYPTQGWAVDFKNLSLNDEGILVFECQHVIDDDVSQFSLLEVDVGIPEPGLVANISETGVAPSSGENNEQQFMTVASNRASPSCSGERVEQSRRCRFRLVPAANPRSSRSRRRSGPAPASCRGGDST from the exons ATGATG AAGTTGGGTTGCTCAAATTGTTTGCCAGGATACTACTTCGGAGTAGCGCAAATGACATATCTGATGCGTGCATCTGTTAGTGTTGAATCGTTGTCTGTTGTTGATATTACCATGGAAGAGGAAAATCTGAAACTTGGGCTCTGTGGGCTGGCGAGCCTGACGTTTTGTGTTATGTTAATCTGGGTAACTCTGAAGAAAATGATGCAGAGGTTTGTTGTTGACTGTGCTGAAAAAATCTGGGCTAGATGTCTTATTTATCCAACGCAAGGCTGGGCAGTGGA TTTCAAGAACTTGTCTCTAAATGACGAGGGTATCCTGGTGTTTGAGTGTCAGCATGTGATCGATGATGACGTGAGTCAGTTCTCACTGCTTGAGGTGGATGTGGGAATTCCTGAACCAGGCTTGGTTGCAAATATATCAGAGACGGGAGTAGCACCTTCCTCGGGGGAGAATAACGAGCAACAGTTCATGACAGTGGCGAGCAACAGAGCATCACCTTCTTGTTCAGGCGAGCGCGTGGAGCAGAGTAGGCGCTGCCGGTTTCGCTTGGTTCCTGCAGCTAATCCGAGAAGCAGCaggtcgaggaggaggagcggccctGCCCCGGCGAGCTGTCGAGGAGGAGACTCAACGTAG